The window CCGCAACTGCTGCGCAACGCGATCATGGTGAACATCCTCGGCACAGGCACCGGCGACCACTTGGAAGGCGTGAACGACCTGCTCGCCGACCCATCGATCGTGCTGCACATCTACGGCAAAAAACACGCCGTAAACCGCCGCAAAATGGGCCACTTCACGTTGCTCCTACCCGGCCCCGCCGACGAACCCGCCATCACCCACGCCCAAAAAGCCCACGCCCTACTCCGCTGGGTCGAGGCCCCAACCTAGCCCTGAGCTCGTCGAAGCATCGGCGGGCGGCGAACGTCGTCCTTCGACAGGCTCAGCATGACAAAGGGGGGGTGCGTTGCCTTGTCATGCTGAGCTCGTCGAAGCATGAGCCCGCCGAAGCATCGGTGGGTGGCAAGCGTTGTCCTTCGACAGGCTCAGGATGACAAAGTGGGGTGCGTTGCCTTGTCATGCTGAGCTCGTCGAAGCATCGGGGGTGGCGAGCGTCGTCCTTCGACGGGTTTAGGATGACAGGGGGGTGCGGGGTTTTTGGCCGATTTCGGTGTAGGCCATGGGGCGGTCCCACCAGTCGTGGTTGCGCCAGTGGAGTTGGGTGGGGGTGGCGGCGGCAGGGAGTTTTTGGGCTAGTGCTTGTGCGTAGGCGTCGGCGTAGCGGTCTACCATGCGTTCGACGGTGAACTCGGCTTCGACGCGTGCGCGGCAGGCGCGGCGATCGAGTGAGGCGAGGTGCGGCACCCGGGCGACGGCTTGTGCTACGTCGTCGCAAACGTAGCCGGTCGTGCCGTCGAGCACGATCTCCGGAACCGAGCCCATGTTCGCGCCGAGAACCGGCGTTCCGCAAGCCATCGCTTCGATCATCGTGAGGCCGAAGCGTTCGGGGCGCGTGGTCATATGCACGAGTGCGAGCGCGTTGCTCAGCAATTCATCGCGGCCTTCGCGTTCCACCGAGCCGAGGAACTGAATCTGATCGCCGTCGATCTGCGGCTCGATCTGCGTGCGAAAATACTCCTCGTCTTGCGGAATGGCCGCCATCTTCAAACGGACGCCGGCTTTCTTGGCGATCTCGATCGCGAGATGCGTGCCCTTCTCCGGGTGAAAGCGTCCGAGAAAGACGAGATAGTCGCCGGCCGTCTCGCGGAACGTAAATTCGCTCGGGTCGATGCCGTTGTAGGTCGTCGCGAGATAGCCGAGGCCTGGGTCGCGATCGGCGTCGCTGATCGAGCAGTAGAAGCTGCGCCAGGCGCATGCGTAGTAGGCTGCGAGGATCTGCGGCGAAGAGAAGCCGTGAATCGTGGTGAGCATCGGCGGCGTTTTGCTGCCGAGCGCGTAGGTCATCGGTTTCCAGTCGAAGTTGTTGTGAATCAAATCGAACTCGTGCGCGCGTTCGAAGAGTTTGCCGATATGCAGCGCGCCGAACACGTCGCCGTTAAGCGGCGGATCCTGCGCCGTCCCAACCGGGATCACCGATTCCACCCGCCCCGCAAACTGCGAGTTGCCGGTCGCAAAAAGCGTCACGTCCGCGCCGCGCCGGCGCATCCCATCGGCGATGTTAAACGCGATCTGCTCCCACGGCCCATATCCCGGCGGCGGCGTCGGCCACGTAATAGGTGCCAGAACCGCAACGCGAAGCCCCTCGAGATGCAAAGAAATCTCCCCAATTGTAGTGCAAGTATGTACCAGAACACCTATACCCACATTCCCTTGTCATCAGCATGACAAAAAACGGGGTCAGCATGACAAGTTTGAGGTTAGTGGGAACCATGCGAGAATACTACGCTAGGGAGGTTCCGATGTTGACCTTTAATCGTGCCGGTTCGGCGATCGCGAGCGCGCTGGCGCTCGTTGCGTTCACGGCTTGTTCGCAATCGACCACCACCTCGACCACGACGGCGAGCGATGCCACGACTGCGGCGCCCAGCTCCGCCGCCATGTCGTCGAAGCACGTGCGTGGGACCATCGCGACCGTTTCGCCGACGTCGATGACGGTGACTACCAGCGGCGGCCCCGTCGTACTCGGGCTCTCGAAGACTAGCGGCGTTGCCGGCGTCGTGCGGGGCACGGCGGCCGACATCAAGCCCGGAACGTTCGTTGGGATCGCTAACGTGCCGGGCTCCGGCGCGATGCGGGCGCTCGAAGTCGTCGTGTTTCCGAACTCGATGCGCGGCACGGGCGAGGGCAACTATCCGTGGGATCTCCCCGCGAACGGGCACGCCTCGATGATGACCAACGGAACCGTTTCATCGTCGGGCTCGAAGTCGATGATGACGAACGGCACCGTCTCGCACGCTGCCGCGCCGGGCCAGCCGATTACGCTAACCTACAAGGGCGGCTCGCAGCGCGTGGTCGTTCCGCCGAACGTGCCGATCGTGCGCGTCGTTCCCGGCAGCGCGAAGCTGCTCGCACCGGGCGTGCACGTGTTCGTGATTACGACGTCTCCAAGCGGCAAACTCACCGCCGCGCACATCATAGCCGGCGAAAACGGCGTCGTCCCACCAATGTAAGCTTATTTGACGAAGGTGCCGGCTTTTAGTACGGCTTGGGGGCGGTCGAGTGGGGCGAGGGTGGCGGCGATGTCGCGATCGAGCAGGAGTAGATCGGCGGGTTCGCCTGGTGCGAGGATGCCGCGATGTATGCCGATGAGTTCGGCGGCGACGCTGGTGGCGGCGTGTAACGCTTGCTGCGGCGTCATGCCGAGCATCGTGTGCATCAGCTGGACTTCGTAGGCGTAGCGTTCGTGCAGATTGAACGGGGTGCCGGCATCGGATCCGCCGGCGATCTTTACGCCGGCATCGTACGCGTGCTTGATGTTGCGCAGCATGTGTTTATTGATCTCGGTCGCCTTGCGAATCACGAAGTCGGGCTGGCCGCCGTCGTGTGCGTGCTCCAAAATGC is drawn from Candidatus Baltobacteraceae bacterium and contains these coding sequences:
- a CDS encoding glycosyltransferase family 4 protein; protein product: MHLEGLRVAVLAPITWPTPPPGYGPWEQIAFNIADGMRRRGADVTLFATGNSQFAGRVESVIPVGTAQDPPLNGDVFGALHIGKLFERAHEFDLIHNNFDWKPMTYALGSKTPPMLTTIHGFSSPQILAAYYACAWRSFYCSISDADRDPGLGYLATTYNGIDPSEFTFRETAGDYLVFLGRFHPEKGTHLAIEIAKKAGVRLKMAAIPQDEEYFRTQIEPQIDGDQIQFLGSVEREGRDELLSNALALVHMTTRPERFGLTMIEAMACGTPVLGANMGSVPEIVLDGTTGYVCDDVAQAVARVPHLASLDRRACRARVEAEFTVERMVDRYADAYAQALAQKLPAAATPTQLHWRNHDWWDRPMAYTEIGQKPRTPLSS